In the Lujinxingia litoralis genome, one interval contains:
- a CDS encoding isoprenyl transferase — translation MAIKLTINEATLQGFQGSVPRHVAVIMDGNGRWAVQRGMARIRGHHEGANAVRRVVESCRYLGVEILTLYAFSSQNWGRPQDEVSGLMTLFDLYIKKERKRLLQNGIRMQVIGDRGRLSPKLQKAIAELEARSAENTGMILQVAVSYGGREEIIQATRRIAEDALAGNLDPAQIDEALVSRYLYTQGRLDPDLVIRTSGECRVSNFLLWQIAYSELHITETLWPDFGEAQLIEAFEDFTGRQRRFGQTGAQVDDEAQVDAGHQDEG, via the coding sequence ATGGCAATAAAACTGACGATCAACGAGGCCACGCTCCAGGGGTTTCAGGGGAGCGTGCCCCGTCACGTGGCCGTGATCATGGACGGCAACGGGCGCTGGGCGGTGCAGCGGGGCATGGCCCGGATTCGGGGGCACCATGAGGGCGCCAACGCGGTGCGGCGAGTGGTGGAGAGCTGTCGCTACCTGGGGGTGGAGATTCTGACGCTCTATGCGTTCAGCTCGCAGAACTGGGGACGTCCGCAGGATGAGGTCAGCGGGCTGATGACGCTCTTTGACCTCTACATCAAAAAAGAGCGCAAGCGCCTGCTGCAGAACGGCATCCGCATGCAGGTGATCGGCGACCGGGGGCGGCTTTCGCCAAAGTTGCAGAAGGCCATCGCCGAGTTGGAGGCGCGCAGCGCCGAGAACACCGGGATGATCCTCCAGGTGGCCGTGAGCTACGGCGGACGCGAAGAAATCATCCAGGCTACCCGCCGCATCGCCGAGGATGCGCTCGCCGGCAACCTCGACCCGGCCCAGATCGACGAGGCCCTGGTTTCGCGCTACCTCTACACGCAGGGGCGTCTGGACCCGGACCTGGTGATTCGGACCAGCGGGGAGTGTCGGGTATCGAACTTTTTGCTCTGGCAGATCGCCTACAGCGAACTGCATATCACCGAGACGCTGTGGCCGGATTTCGGGGAGGCGCAGCTGATCGAGGCGTTTGAGGATTTCACGGGTCGTCAGCGGCGTTTCGGTCAGACCGGAGCGCAGGTCGACGACGAGGCCCAGGTCGACGCAGGCCACCAGGATGAGGGGTAA
- the thiD gene encoding bifunctional hydroxymethylpyrimidine kinase/phosphomethylpyrimidine kinase, whose protein sequence is MSAYFDLFEKPKTSGGVSAPAVALTIAGSDSGGGAGIQADLKTFAACGVFGTSALTLLTAQNTQGVTLVEMASEAMVRAQLDAVLGDLKPSAAKTGALGTEAMISFLVEYLEDHPIESLVVDPVMISKHGEPLMPESAFASLREKLLPRALIVTPNRFEAAHLTGMGEVESLAEMKEAAKRLFGAGARHVVIKGGHFDRIVRDVFYDGSGFVEFGADRVDSKRVHGSGCTFSAAICARLARQDALVDAVAFAREFISEAIEKAPRLGEGISPVNPMHGVWR, encoded by the coding sequence ATGAGTGCGTATTTCGATCTTTTTGAGAAGCCCAAGACGAGCGGGGGCGTGAGCGCCCCGGCGGTGGCGCTGACCATTGCCGGCAGCGACAGCGGGGGAGGGGCCGGGATTCAGGCCGACCTCAAGACCTTTGCGGCCTGCGGGGTCTTTGGCACCAGTGCGCTGACGCTGTTGACCGCGCAGAACACCCAGGGGGTGACCCTGGTGGAGATGGCCAGTGAGGCGATGGTACGGGCGCAGCTCGACGCGGTGCTCGGGGATCTCAAACCGAGCGCGGCCAAGACCGGGGCGCTGGGCACCGAGGCGATGATCAGCTTTTTGGTGGAGTATCTGGAGGACCATCCGATCGAGTCGTTGGTGGTCGATCCGGTGATGATCTCCAAGCATGGCGAGCCGCTGATGCCGGAGTCGGCGTTTGCCTCGCTGCGCGAGAAGTTGTTGCCCCGGGCGCTCATCGTCACGCCCAACCGCTTTGAGGCCGCGCACCTTACGGGGATGGGGGAGGTGGAGAGTCTGGCCGAGATGAAAGAAGCGGCGAAGCGGCTTTTTGGCGCCGGAGCGCGGCATGTGGTGATCAAGGGCGGACATTTTGATCGGATCGTGCGCGACGTGTTTTACGACGGTTCGGGGTTTGTGGAGTTCGGCGCCGACCGGGTCGATTCGAAGCGGGTGCATGGGTCGGGGTGTACGTTTTCGGCGGCGATCTGCGCGCGTCTGGCGCGCCAGGACGCGCTGGTAGACGCGGTGGCTTTTGCCCGGGAGTTCATCAGCGAGGCGATCGAGAAGGCGCCGCGGCTCGGCGAGGGCATCTCGCCGGTGAACCCGATGCACGGAGTCTGGCGGTGA
- the alr gene encoding alanine racemase: MSAKVDPGAMEVMTLGEVARWAGGRLEGGDPDQVIQKVVVDSRRLLEPGSLFVALEGPRFDGHAFVHQAFEQGAVAAMVHHGSRAEFGEGPLIRVSDTRAALQAVAAAWRARFDIPVVAITGSNGKTIVKDMLAKMLGATCTVHASPGSYNSQVGVPLSLLGIRSDHDVAIVEVGVSHRGDMARQVRMVRPTHGILTNIGSAHAAGLGDARGIAEEKSLLFQDLNEGHLVLSQDVQRQFSDLFHVKPRTYDQVSGDQQGRADVVARGVAARGAGWRFELAVRDLGSREIRLGVPGLHNVRNATAAAAMATLLGASLDEVARGLRRFELSEMRLEMHTTSAGITLINDTYNADPVSARAALEVLRNFSGGQRAVAIFGDMLDLGARAADAHRELGQAVARHRIDELFLVGEFAALMGEAAVAAGMSPERVHRAEHLEELHRMLERELSPGDVVLFKASRTVGLDRAARRLIESVAPTRLFIDLGAIRDNYHALSRRLGDEVGVMAVVKSFGYGNDATRVSQLLEGQGVQALAVAYPDEAIPLRRRGIRLPILVTNVQASEADKIAKYDLTALIYARPVARALAAQAERVGKRVSVHLEIDTGMRRVGLLPEDAVAFAREVHRMQALSIEGVMTHLAAADDPDEDAFTHRQLDTFDQVLAGIRAAGVPTGVVHAANTAAAWRFERARYDMVRVGLGLYGLHPSEAVEDQARDVRPALCFTTRVLHLQQVAPGDTVGYGRSWRAPRGEARRLATIAVGYNDGFPRFLSNGGEVMIAGTRCPVVGRVCMDVAMVDVTDAGRVDVGDEVLLFGRDGEDQIAIEEWAERGHTISYELLCRISPRVRRIFLTE; this comes from the coding sequence GTGAGTGCGAAGGTCGACCCGGGAGCGATGGAGGTGATGACTCTGGGGGAGGTGGCGCGGTGGGCGGGGGGACGCCTGGAGGGAGGCGACCCCGACCAGGTGATTCAGAAGGTGGTGGTCGATTCGCGGCGGCTGCTGGAGCCCGGCTCGCTCTTTGTGGCGCTGGAAGGGCCGCGTTTTGATGGCCATGCCTTTGTGCATCAGGCCTTTGAGCAGGGGGCGGTGGCGGCGATGGTCCACCACGGGAGCCGGGCGGAGTTTGGGGAGGGGCCACTGATCCGGGTCTCGGATACCCGGGCGGCGTTGCAGGCGGTGGCGGCGGCCTGGCGGGCGCGTTTCGACATCCCGGTGGTGGCCATTACCGGCTCCAACGGCAAGACGATCGTCAAAGACATGCTGGCCAAAATGCTCGGGGCGACCTGCACGGTGCACGCCAGTCCGGGCAGCTACAACTCCCAGGTGGGGGTCCCGCTGAGCCTGCTGGGCATTCGCTCCGATCACGACGTGGCCATCGTCGAGGTGGGCGTCAGCCATCGGGGCGACATGGCCCGTCAGGTGCGGATGGTCCGGCCCACCCACGGCATCCTTACCAACATCGGCTCGGCACACGCCGCGGGACTGGGCGATGCCCGGGGCATTGCCGAAGAAAAGTCCCTGCTTTTCCAAGATCTGAACGAGGGCCATCTGGTGCTTTCGCAGGACGTGCAGCGCCAGTTTTCGGACCTGTTTCACGTGAAACCCCGCACGTACGATCAGGTTTCGGGTGACCAGCAGGGCCGGGCCGATGTGGTGGCGCGGGGCGTGGCGGCCCGGGGGGCGGGGTGGCGCTTTGAGCTGGCGGTGCGGGACCTGGGGAGCCGTGAGATCCGCCTGGGGGTGCCGGGCTTGCATAACGTGCGCAACGCCACGGCCGCCGCCGCGATGGCCACCTTGCTGGGAGCGAGTCTGGATGAGGTCGCCCGCGGTCTGCGGCGCTTTGAACTCAGCGAGATGCGCCTGGAGATGCATACGACCTCGGCCGGCATCACGCTGATCAACGATACGTACAACGCCGACCCGGTCAGCGCGCGCGCCGCGCTGGAGGTGCTGCGAAACTTCTCGGGCGGGCAACGGGCGGTGGCGATTTTTGGCGATATGCTCGACCTGGGCGCCCGCGCCGCAGACGCCCACCGGGAGCTGGGGCAGGCGGTGGCTCGCCATCGGATCGATGAGCTCTTTTTGGTCGGGGAGTTCGCCGCGCTGATGGGGGAGGCGGCGGTAGCCGCCGGCATGAGCCCCGAGCGCGTGCACCGGGCCGAGCACCTGGAGGAGCTCCACCGGATGCTGGAGCGCGAACTCTCCCCGGGCGATGTGGTGCTCTTTAAGGCCAGCCGCACCGTCGGGCTGGATCGCGCCGCGCGCCGGCTCATCGAGAGCGTGGCTCCCACCCGGCTCTTCATCGATCTGGGGGCGATCCGCGACAACTACCACGCCCTGAGTCGGCGCCTGGGTGATGAGGTCGGGGTGATGGCCGTGGTCAAGAGTTTTGGCTACGGAAACGACGCCACCCGCGTCTCTCAGCTTCTGGAAGGGCAGGGCGTGCAGGCGCTGGCGGTGGCCTACCCGGATGAGGCGATTCCGCTGCGCCGTCGGGGCATTCGCCTGCCCATTCTGGTGACCAATGTGCAGGCCTCCGAGGCTGATAAGATCGCCAAGTACGACCTGACGGCGCTGATCTACGCGCGCCCGGTGGCCCGGGCGCTGGCCGCGCAGGCCGAGCGCGTGGGCAAGCGGGTGAGCGTGCACCTGGAGATTGATACCGGGATGCGCCGCGTGGGGCTCTTGCCGGAGGATGCCGTGGCCTTTGCCCGGGAGGTGCACCGGATGCAGGCGCTCTCGATCGAGGGGGTGATGACCCATCTGGCCGCGGCCGATGATCCTGACGAAGACGCCTTCACCCACCGTCAACTCGACACCTTCGATCAGGTGCTGGCCGGCATCCGCGCAGCCGGGGTGCCGACCGGTGTGGTGCACGCGGCCAACACCGCGGCGGCCTGGCGTTTTGAGCGCGCGCGCTACGATATGGTGCGTGTGGGGCTGGGGCTCTACGGGCTGCATCCCTCGGAGGCGGTGGAGGATCAGGCCCGGGATGTGCGTCCGGCGCTCTGCTTCACCACCCGGGTGTTGCATCTGCAGCAGGTGGCGCCCGGAGATACCGTCGGCTACGGGCGATCCTGGCGAGCGCCCCGCGGAGAGGCTCGCCGCCTGGCGACGATCGCGGTGGGGTACAACGACGGGTTCCCGCGCTTTTTGTCCAACGGCGGAGAGGTCATGATCGCCGGCACCCGCTGCCCGGTGGTCGGTCGGGTGTGCATGGACGTGGCGATGGTGGATGTGACCGACGCCGGCCGGGTGGATGTGGGCGATGAGGTGCTGCTCTTTGGTCGCGACGGTGAGGACCAGATCGCGATCGAGGAGTGGGCGGAGCGCGGCCATACCATCTCCTATGAGCTGCTCTGCCGGATTTCACCACGCGTGCGCCGTATTTTCCTGACCGAGTAG